One genomic region from Cetobacterium sp. 8H encodes:
- the xylB gene encoding xylulokinase, which yields MYIGIDLGTSSVKLLLVNSKGEIVKSVVKEYSLQYPKENWMEQNPEDWEKSTFDGLKELIKGYENDIKAISFSGQMHGMVVLDKEDKVIRPAILWCDQRTSSQCETLNSRYGKKIIELTGNKALTGFTAPKLLWLKENESENFKKINKIMLPKDYITFKLSGDYSTDVSDASGMLLLNVEKREWATELLKELELSELQLPKLHESFEVVGELSEKAKKELGINNKVKIIAGGGDQAVGAVGVGVVKEGVLSVALGTSGVVFANSSKYFADEEARLHSFCHANGGYHQMGVMLSAAASLKWWVEDINHSKDYDIFLEKEAMSSQIDKNLFFLPYLMGERTPHNDPNAKGTLTGLNIQHRRGDITRCIVEGITFALRDSLELIKSMGISTDIVRVSGGGSKSEFWKQMIADIFNLRVDTVNSTEGPAYGAAILAMVGDGLYKDVNAACEALIKVVDTKYPNENNRKIYDEKYLKFKRLYPALKEI from the coding sequence TTGTATATAGGTATAGATTTAGGAACATCTTCTGTAAAGTTGCTTTTAGTTAACTCTAAGGGAGAGATTGTAAAGAGTGTTGTAAAAGAGTATTCATTACAGTATCCAAAAGAAAACTGGATGGAGCAAAATCCAGAGGATTGGGAAAAATCGACTTTTGATGGATTAAAAGAACTTATAAAAGGATATGAGAATGATATAAAAGCTATAAGTTTTAGTGGACAAATGCATGGGATGGTAGTTTTAGATAAAGAGGATAAAGTGATCAGACCGGCTATACTGTGGTGTGATCAAAGAACTTCATCACAATGTGAGACGTTAAATAGTCGGTATGGAAAGAAAATAATAGAACTTACAGGAAATAAAGCTTTAACAGGATTTACAGCTCCAAAACTACTTTGGTTAAAAGAAAATGAAAGTGAAAATTTTAAGAAAATCAATAAAATAATGCTTCCTAAAGATTATATAACTTTTAAGTTGAGTGGAGATTATTCGACAGATGTTTCTGACGCTTCTGGAATGCTACTTTTAAATGTTGAAAAAAGGGAGTGGGCAACAGAACTGCTAAAGGAGTTGGAATTAAGTGAGCTGCAGTTACCAAAGTTACATGAATCATTTGAAGTGGTGGGAGAGCTATCGGAAAAAGCAAAAAAAGAGTTGGGAATAAATAATAAGGTTAAGATTATAGCTGGTGGTGGTGATCAAGCAGTAGGAGCAGTGGGAGTTGGAGTTGTAAAAGAGGGAGTTCTCTCAGTTGCACTTGGAACTTCAGGAGTTGTATTTGCAAATAGTTCTAAATATTTTGCAGATGAAGAAGCGAGACTGCATTCGTTTTGTCATGCCAATGGAGGATATCATCAGATGGGGGTTATGCTTTCAGCTGCAGCTTCATTGAAGTGGTGGGTAGAGGATATAAATCACTCTAAAGACTATGATATATTTTTAGAAAAAGAGGCCATGAGCTCACAGATAGATAAAAATTTGTTTTTCTTACCATATTTAATGGGTGAACGAACACCACATAATGATCCTAATGCTAAAGGAACGCTGACAGGTTTAAATATTCAGCATAGGAGAGGGGATATAACAAGATGTATTGTGGAAGGGATAACATTTGCACTTAGAGACTCGTTAGAGCTAATAAAATCTATGGGCATCTCTACAGATATAGTTAGAGTGAGTGGCGGAGGTTCAAAAAGTGAATTTTGGAAGCAAATGATAGCGGATATATTTAATTTGAGAGTCGATACTGTTAATTCAACAGAGGGACCCGCTTATGGAGCAGCAATTTTAGCTATGGTTGGAGATGGGTTATATAAAGATGTAAATGCCGCATGTGAGGCACTGATAAAAGTTGTAGATACAAAGTATCCGAATGAAAACAATAGGAAAATTTATGATGAGAAATATTTGAAGTTTAAGAGATTGTATCCTGCTTTAAAAGAAATATAA
- a CDS encoding sugar ABC transporter permease: protein MSESKGSTLKDLMKQNIFMILVSIAVIWITFYFLTDGKFLTARNISNLFRQMSITGMISIGMIFVIISNEIDLSAGSAMALLGGIAAILNVKLGFGVFSVIVITLLLGMLIGLWNGFWVSLKIPSFIVTLAGMLAFRGILVGITGGRTIAPVTPTFKIIGQSYLPNYLSYLIVGVLIFAMFFTSILDRKNKIENGIKVGNESENYLKLGLKSCSLLVGVFLLNQYYGVPTPVMILAIFIAIFSFVSKKTVFGRLMYAIGGNKEAVRLSGINVDKIKISIYVVHGMLVAIAGLILTSRLAAASVSAGTNAELDAIAACYIGGASTSGGVGTVFGAILGALVMASLDNGMSMMNVEPSWQYVVKGMILLLAVLFDIMSKNKK from the coding sequence ATGAGTGAAAGTAAAGGATCTACTTTAAAAGATTTAATGAAACAGAATATATTTATGATTTTAGTATCGATAGCAGTTATTTGGATAACATTTTATTTTTTGACAGACGGAAAATTTTTAACAGCAAGAAATATATCCAATCTTTTTAGACAGATGTCTATAACAGGGATGATATCTATTGGAATGATATTTGTAATAATTTCTAATGAGATAGATCTATCCGCTGGATCTGCTATGGCTTTGCTAGGTGGAATAGCTGCCATCTTAAATGTTAAGTTAGGATTTGGTGTGTTCTCTGTAATAGTAATAACCTTGTTACTAGGGATGTTAATAGGACTTTGGAATGGATTTTGGGTTTCTTTAAAAATTCCATCGTTTATTGTAACACTAGCTGGAATGCTTGCCTTTAGAGGAATTCTTGTAGGGATTACAGGAGGGAGAACAATAGCACCTGTAACACCAACTTTCAAAATTATTGGACAAAGTTATCTTCCTAACTATTTAAGCTATCTGATTGTAGGAGTTTTAATTTTTGCTATGTTTTTTACAAGTATCTTAGATAGAAAAAATAAGATTGAAAATGGAATTAAGGTAGGAAATGAGTCAGAAAATTATTTAAAATTAGGATTGAAATCATGTTCTTTATTGGTAGGAGTTTTTTTATTGAATCAATATTATGGAGTACCGACACCAGTAATGATTTTAGCAATATTCATAGCAATTTTTTCATTTGTTTCAAAAAAGACAGTTTTTGGAAGATTGATGTATGCTATTGGAGGAAATAAAGAGGCCGTAAGACTATCAGGAATAAATGTGGATAAAATAAAAATTTCAATATATGTTGTTCACGGAATGCTTGTAGCGATAGCAGGTTTAATTCTAACATCTAGATTGGCTGCAGCTTCAGTTTCGGCAGGGACAAATGCTGAGCTAGATGCAATAGCAGCTTGTTATATAGGAGGAGCTAGTACTTCTGGAGGAGTAGGAACTGTTTTTGGTGCGATATTAGGTGCTCTTGTTATGGCAAGTTTAGATAATGGAATGAGTATGATGAATGTAGAGCCATCGTGGCAATATGTAGTTAAAGGGATGATTCTTTTACTAGCTGTACTATTTGATATCATGAGCAAAAATAAAAAATAA